A window of the Candidatus Nitrosotalea okcheonensis genome harbors these coding sequences:
- a CDS encoding C2H2-type zinc finger protein yields the protein MFGKKSYGCGACGMQFKDREDLLNHAQEIHDKKTTYLCITCDESFENESSFRMHMIRNHKI from the coding sequence TTGTTTGGAAAAAAAAGTTACGGATGTGGCGCATGCGGTATGCAATTTAAAGACCGTGAGGATTTGCTCAATCATGCACAAGAGATTCATGATAAAAAGACAACCTACCTGTGCATAACATGTGATGAATCATTTGAAAATGAATCATCTTTTAGAATGCATATGATTCGCAATCATAAAATTTGA